In Synergistes jonesii, a single window of DNA contains:
- a CDS encoding virion core protein, T7 gp14 family, with protein MCNPVVAAVASVAGTLYSGVAQMQAAREQADAARMQSEYQARALEFNAEQARGEAEAVSKQGAAEQEALARKQRAVAASGRAAAGASGLLVDSGTAAAVEEATELEAARDRDVLRQNYQRQRFGLVNQAVGLEHQAEGTRRGGEAYASAVENAGRAALTGSLLSSAGVVAAKWDDMVVGRKKPAAATAHRSFYKGFWGLN; from the coding sequence GTGTGTAATCCGGTTGTAGCGGCCGTCGCGTCCGTGGCCGGCACGCTCTACTCCGGCGTTGCGCAGATGCAGGCGGCGCGGGAGCAGGCTGACGCAGCGAGGATGCAGTCGGAGTATCAGGCCAGGGCGCTTGAGTTCAACGCGGAGCAGGCGCGCGGCGAGGCGGAGGCGGTGTCGAAGCAGGGAGCCGCCGAGCAGGAGGCGCTCGCCCGCAAGCAGCGCGCGGTTGCGGCTTCCGGACGCGCCGCGGCGGGAGCTTCGGGGCTGCTGGTGGATTCGGGGACGGCGGCCGCCGTGGAGGAGGCTACGGAGCTGGAAGCGGCGCGCGACCGGGACGTGCTGCGGCAGAATTATCAGCGGCAGCGCTTCGGGCTGGTGAATCAGGCGGTGGGGCTCGAGCACCAGGCGGAAGGCACGCGCAGGGGCGGCGAGGCTTACGCCTCAGCCGTGGAGAACGCCGGACGCGCGGCTTTGACGGGCTCGCTTCTGTCTTCCGCCGGCGTGGTGGCCGCCAAGTGGGATGATATGGTCGTGGGAAGGAAGAAGCCCGCGGCCGCCACGGCGCACAGAAGTTTTTATAAGGGCTTCTGGGGGCTGAATTAG